Proteins from a single region of Harmonia axyridis chromosome 4, icHarAxyr1.1, whole genome shotgun sequence:
- the LOC123678901 gene encoding EF-hand domain-containing protein 1-like, whose product MTGLPKLPGLTFTDPTITNFKLSHTLDTCAGYSLPKTDYVGIGGRELEINTAKYFTKSDPVRYDPSLTYGRTRAAALPQFIPHYVHYDGKCLTFKAFFKQTVVESPDEHYRIRQVNLIYFLSDDTITVIEPRTPNAGMDQGKLVRRARILKNDRGDYWTWKDLGIGKDIAIHGIVYHTVDCDVFTKEYLASQGLIMDDPEEMPFDPYTMERILKKPITTTKTPPADNKLRRFLEYDRQILKFNAVWDDRDSEHGELRKFDILYFLADDTICVKELHNKNDGRDPFPLLLRRTKIPKIYTDIPINYPALYLELSDAEVTEFYQPVDLKVGDTIFILGRKMLLYDCDPYTRNYYRQALCIEQKAAVPIEKEKPKPLEKPMPPHNGIGGLEDSLQNTLSFLPKPPKKDVIRQISNANKFLRYQMVMENIHPEDTIRKFLLLYSLGDGTCKIHEPPIHNSGIIGGKYLRATHLVKPGTDPLDPAFYTPGDFYIGAVITVFQQRFVITGADLYVYRYMQGNPEKFPCCVIENMRNYMFSKGYLKEDIKDQIQESLEQEKKEERDAIGKEMEEQKTSMEVCYGIKSPVDVDYEQRKKAELAEAYERSLEHTYRVPPHGIMTTEKPCKIDVNIGKIEEEICEESAEGEVYTPKHIDTPEEKLEKYYSNILKKHHNICKKSGQIECQEPKDIESNERPPRTGPLMVNPPELPPHPCNIRKVRFNVDMDRCVRDSEDLCDLKREKTTCDCSDYKKN is encoded by the exons ATGACAGGTTTACCTAAACTACCAGGTCTTACCTTCACTGACCCAACA ATAACAAATTTCAAGCTCAGCCATACTTTAGATACATGTGCTGGTTACAGCCTGCCAAAAACAGATTACGTCGGTATAGGAGGTCGAGAGCTAGAAATAAACACAGcgaaatatttcacaaagtcCGACCCTGTAAGATATGACCCGTCTCTGACTTATGGAAGAACTAGGGCAGCAGCATTGCCACAATTCATCCCTCATTACGTACATTACGATGGAAAATGCCTCACCTTTAAAGCCTTCTTCAAGCAGACTGTCGTGGAATCACCAGACGAACATTATAGAATCCGCCAAGTGAACCTCATCTATTTTTTGTCAGATGATACAATAACAGTAATTGAACCAAGGACACCG AATGCTGGTATGGACCAAGGGAAATTAGTAAGGAGAGCAAGAATACTGAAGAATGATAGAGGGGATTACTGGACTTGGAAGGATCTAGGAATAGGAAAAGACATAGCAATACACGGCATTGTGTACCATACCGTAGACTGTGATGTTTTCACGAAG gAATATTTAGCAAGTCAAGGTTTGATTATGGACGATCCTGAAGAAATGCCTTTCGATCCATATACAATGGAAAGAATCTTGAAGAAACCCATAACCACAACAAAGACACCACCTGCAGACAACAAGCTCCGAAGATTTTTGGAGTATGATAGACAGATTTTGAA ATTTAATGCTGTTTGGGATGACAGAGATAGTGAACACGGGGAGTTGAGAAAGTTTGACATTTTGTACTTCTTGGCTGATGACACTATTTGTGTCAAGGAACTTCATAACAAAAATGATGGTAGAGACCCATTTCCTCTGCTGTTGAGAAGAACAAAAATACCTAAG ATATACACAGATATACCAATTAACTATCCAGCCCTATATCTGGAGCTATCTGACGCCGAGGTGACCGAGTTCTATCAACCTGTAGATCTCAAAGTAGGGGACACCATTTTCATCCTTGGGCGGAAGATGTTACTCTACGACTGCGATCCTTACACCAGAAACTATTACAGACAAGCGCTCTGCATCGAACAGAAAGCAGCAGTGCCGATCGAAAAAGAAAAGCCTAAGCCTTTGGAGAAGCCTATGCCACCTCATAACGGTATCGGAGGTCTTGAAGACTCCTTGCAGAATACTTTGAGTTTCCTGCCGAAACCACCTAAGAAAGACGTTATTAGGCAAATATCGAATGCGAACAAATTTTTGAG GTATCAAATGgtgatggaaaatattcatcctgAAGACACTATTCGTAAGTTCTTACTTCTTTACTCATTGGGAGATGGAACTTGTAAGATTCACGAGCCTCCAATACATAACTCAGGCATCATTG GAGGAAAATACCTCAGAGCGACCCATCTGGTAAAGCCAGGAACCGATCCTCTCGACCCAGCTTTTTACACACCAGGAGATTTTTACATTGGAGCAGTCATTACCGTGTTTCAACAGAGATTCGTCATTACTGGTGCAGATTTATATGTTTATAGATATATGCAAGGAAACCCCGAAAAGTTCCCTTGTTGTGTGATAGAGAATATGAGAAATTACATGTTCAGTAAAGGTTACTTGAAGGAAGATATCAAGGATCAAATCCAAGAGAGTCTTGAGCaagaaaagaaagaagaaagagATGCCATAG GAAAAGAAATGGAAGAACAAAAGACAAGTATGGAAGTGTGCTATGGAATAAAATCGCCAGTAGATGTAGACTACGAACAACGGAAAAAAGCGGAACTGGCAGAAGCTTATGAAAGGAGCCTGGAACACACTTATAGGGTTCCACCACATGGCATTATGACAACTGAAAAACCATGTAAAATCGACGTGAACATAGGAAAGATAGAAGAAGAAATATGTGAAGAATCTGCAGAAG GAGAAGTTTACACGCCAAAACACATCGACACGCCCgaagaaaaattggaaaaatattattctaATATTCTGAAGAAACACCATAATATTTGTAAAAAGAGTGGACAAATAGAATGTCAAGAACCTAAAGATATAGAAAGCAACGAAAGACCTCCAAGGACAGGTCCCTTGATGGTCAATCCTCCAGAATTGCCTCCTCATCCGTGCAATATTAGGAAAGTCAGGTTTAATGTCGATATGGATCGTTGTGTTAGAGATAGTGAGGATCTTTGTGATTTGAAAAGAGAAAAGACCACTTGCGACTGTAgtgattacaaaaaaaattga